The Pedobacter mucosus genome window below encodes:
- a CDS encoding VOC family protein, with protein sequence MRKLEFASLQVRDLEVSKNFYTNKLGFEALESTNPAACVFKYNDGEASFAIRKPIGDLEGKELGVGASLWFAIDGTIEDLQADLLKTEVVLLGPIQSTPFGKIIIAKDPDGYNITFLQVN encoded by the coding sequence ATGAGAAAATTAGAATTTGCTTCTCTTCAGGTAAGAGATTTAGAGGTTTCGAAAAATTTTTACACAAATAAGCTAGGCTTTGAGGCTTTAGAATCGACAAATCCGGCTGCATGTGTTTTTAAGTATAATGATGGTGAAGCAAGCTTTGCAATCAGAAAACCTATTGGCGATTTGGAAGGCAAGGAATTGGGTGTTGGCGCATCCCTTTGGTTTGCAATTGACGGAACTATTGAAGATCTACAGGCTGATCTTTTGAAAACAGAAGTAGTTTTGTTAGGTCCAATACAGTCAACTCCTTTTGGAAAAATCATTATTGCTAAGGATCCAGATGGCTATAATATTACTTTTTTACAAGTTAACTAA
- the modA gene encoding molybdate ABC transporter substrate-binding protein yields the protein MFNTKSFCIGIFLVILLATNFHSSAQTLRIAVAANAQGLIKKLQADFKKQTGIETESIVGASGKLTAQIMNGAPYDVFLSADTEFPNKLFNAGFGLAKPKIYALGSLIICGSATGDLKNWQILLQSETIKKIAIANPKTAPYGRAAEESLKFYKLDANLKSKLVYGESISQVNTYLQTRTVNIGFTTESFLYENINKSGLKWARVDEKSYGKIEQAVILLSNAKKSGMVNAQKFYDYISSATAKKIIANSGYHLPK from the coding sequence ATGTTTAATACAAAATCATTTTGCATTGGTATTTTTTTGGTGATTTTGCTAGCCACAAATTTCCATTCTTCTGCGCAAACGCTGCGAATTGCGGTAGCCGCAAACGCACAAGGACTAATTAAAAAGTTGCAAGCCGATTTTAAAAAACAAACGGGTATTGAAACCGAGTCTATAGTTGGCGCATCCGGCAAACTTACTGCTCAAATTATGAACGGTGCACCATATGATGTTTTTCTATCAGCAGATACGGAGTTTCCTAACAAGCTTTTTAACGCAGGATTTGGCCTTGCAAAACCCAAGATTTATGCATTAGGCAGTTTGATTATTTGTGGTTCTGCTACAGGAGATTTGAAAAATTGGCAAATTTTGCTGCAAAGTGAAACCATAAAAAAGATTGCAATTGCAAATCCAAAAACTGCACCTTACGGTCGAGCAGCCGAAGAAAGTTTAAAATTTTATAAGCTCGATGCTAACCTTAAAAGTAAGCTGGTTTATGGAGAAAGTATTTCGCAGGTAAATACTTATCTGCAAACGCGTACAGTAAATATCGGTTTCACAACCGAATCCTTTCTATACGAGAACATTAATAAATCCGGATTAAAATGGGCAAGGGTAGATGAAAAAAGTTATGGTAAAATTGAACAGGCCGTTATTTTGCTTTCCAATGCAAAAAAATCAGGAATGGTTAATGCTCAAAAGTTTTATGATTACATTTCTTCCGCAACCGCCAAAAAAATTATTGCCAATAGTGGTTATCATCTTCCAAAATAA
- a CDS encoding TonB-dependent receptor plug domain-containing protein, producing the protein MNKKLLAAGLVKCLLFISYCSFGQVADTAKRSFQLGQVNILGIRDSLRSNRLNSAQLNLYNRYDVSHALNLLPGITLTAVGPRNESAVSVRGFDLRQVPIYLDGVPLYVPYDGYVDLARYNTFNLSEIVVAKGYSSILYGPNAEGGAINLISRKPFKTFELNAAVGYLSGGYRLNTNIGGNLGKFYYQLSASQLKRDYFPLSKDFIPTATEDGGRRDNAYNNDIDLSGKIGFTPTTSQEYAVGYNFHHGKKGTPVYTGDDTQNALLRNPRYWQWPKWDTQGVYLISNNKLNATNVIKTRWYYDKFVNQLNSYDNAGYSIMTRGYAFTSNYDDYTLGNSIVFENTDIVNNSFSIVGQFKQDVHKENNLGEPVRRSADNNFYLGIEDTYHITSALKVNVGLAYNNRRSTQAQQFTNNTISNLPANTNDAWNIQGLVQYDFNESNAVSFSVARKTRFATIKDRYSFRFGTAIPNPDLKAEDALNYDLSYHSLYFGKLSVDASGFYSKISNSIQTVNNVRRDPVTNVNQSQIQNVGKAEYYGAEFAVGYPLFTQLRVDANYTYIKRNNLSAPQIFFTDVPNHKVFASMQYTPVSKLYILASEEYNSKRYSTSYGTVSGAFYLTNIKANLKLPKGFSFEAGVNNIFDKNYTLVEGFPEQGRNYFANVMFNY; encoded by the coding sequence ATGAATAAAAAATTACTTGCTGCTGGCTTAGTAAAATGCTTGCTATTTATTTCCTATTGTTCATTCGGACAAGTGGCAGATACGGCGAAGAGATCCTTCCAATTGGGTCAGGTTAATATTTTGGGGATTAGAGATAGCCTTCGTTCTAATAGATTAAATTCAGCTCAGCTTAACCTTTATAACCGGTATGATGTTTCGCATGCCTTAAACTTACTTCCGGGCATAACCTTAACGGCAGTAGGCCCAAGAAATGAGTCTGCTGTAAGTGTAAGGGGTTTCGACCTAAGGCAAGTGCCTATTTATTTAGATGGGGTGCCATTATATGTTCCGTATGATGGTTACGTAGATTTGGCCAGGTATAATACTTTCAACCTGTCAGAAATTGTGGTTGCTAAAGGGTATTCATCAATCCTTTACGGACCAAATGCAGAAGGCGGAGCCATCAATTTAATTAGTCGTAAACCTTTCAAAACATTTGAATTGAATGCCGCAGTTGGTTACCTAAGTGGTGGCTATAGACTAAACACCAATATTGGTGGAAACCTAGGGAAATTCTACTACCAGCTTTCTGCTTCACAGCTTAAGAGGGATTATTTTCCGCTATCAAAAGATTTTATCCCAACGGCAACTGAAGATGGTGGACGCCGTGATAATGCATATAATAATGATATTGATTTAAGTGGAAAGATTGGTTTCACGCCAACCACTTCGCAAGAGTATGCGGTAGGATACAATTTTCATCATGGTAAAAAAGGAACGCCTGTTTATACAGGTGATGATACCCAGAATGCACTTTTGAGAAATCCCAGGTATTGGCAATGGCCAAAATGGGATACGCAAGGTGTTTATCTGATTAGTAATAATAAGCTTAATGCAACTAACGTGATTAAAACCCGTTGGTATTATGATAAGTTTGTTAATCAGCTAAATAGCTATGATAACGCGGGCTATTCAATTATGACAAGAGGTTATGCATTTACCAGCAACTATGATGATTATACTTTAGGCAATAGCATCGTGTTTGAAAATACAGATATCGTTAATAATAGTTTTAGCATTGTTGGTCAATTTAAGCAAGATGTACATAAAGAAAATAATTTGGGAGAACCGGTAAGAAGAAGTGCTGATAATAATTTCTATTTGGGTATTGAAGATACCTATCACATCACTTCAGCTTTGAAAGTGAATGTGGGATTGGCTTACAATAATCGCCGAAGTACCCAAGCTCAGCAATTTACCAATAATACCATTTCTAATTTGCCAGCAAATACCAATGATGCCTGGAATATTCAAGGGCTTGTTCAGTATGATTTTAACGAAAGTAATGCAGTTTCGTTCTCTGTTGCCAGAAAAACCCGTTTCGCAACGATTAAAGATAGGTATTCTTTTCGTTTTGGAACGGCCATCCCAAATCCTGATTTAAAGGCAGAAGATGCATTGAATTATGATTTAAGCTATCATTCACTATATTTCGGGAAACTATCCGTGGATGCATCCGGCTTTTACAGCAAAATAAGTAATAGCATTCAAACGGTAAACAATGTTCGTAGAGATCCGGTAACGAACGTTAATCAATCACAAATTCAGAATGTAGGAAAGGCCGAATATTATGGTGCTGAATTTGCAGTTGGCTACCCGTTATTTACGCAATTGCGTGTTGATGCAAACTACACTTACATTAAAAGAAATAACTTATCGGCACCACAAATTTTCTTTACTGATGTGCCGAACCACAAAGTTTTTGCATCTATGCAATATACGCCAGTTTCAAAATTATACATTTTGGCTTCAGAAGAATACAACTCGAAAAGGTATAGCACCAGTTATGGCACCGTTTCTGGGGCTTTTTATTTAACCAATATAAAAGCAAACCTAAAGTTGCCGAAAGGGTTTTCTTTTGAGGCTGGTGTAAACAATATCTTTGATAAAAATTATACATTGGTTGAAGGTTTTCCGGAGCAAGGCAGAAATTATTTTGCCAACGTGATGTTTAACTATTAG
- the modB gene encoding molybdate ABC transporter permease subunit, with amino-acid sequence MEPIWLSIKLAMITTIFLLFVGIPVAYWLSRKQSIVKVIIEAFITMPLVLPPSVLGFYLLLAFSPNNAFGIWLHRHFDLQLVFSFKGLVIASIIYSLPFMVSPIKAAFSHLPRSMSEASYVMGKSKIETFFYILLPNIKPSIFTAAVLTFAHTLGEFGVVLMIGGNIPGETKVASIAIYDAVETMDYGLANSYALILFAITFIIVIGVFVVNRNAVKSPFE; translated from the coding sequence ATGGAACCAATATGGTTAAGCATTAAGCTCGCCATGATCACCACAATTTTTTTACTGTTTGTTGGTATCCCGGTAGCTTATTGGCTTTCTCGTAAACAAAGTATTGTTAAAGTAATTATCGAAGCCTTTATAACGATGCCTTTGGTACTTCCGCCATCTGTACTTGGCTTTTATTTGCTTCTTGCTTTCAGTCCTAACAATGCTTTTGGAATTTGGCTACACCGTCATTTTGATTTGCAACTGGTTTTTTCTTTCAAAGGATTAGTAATCGCATCTATCATTTATAGTCTCCCGTTTATGGTCAGCCCAATTAAAGCAGCCTTTTCACATTTGCCAAGGTCGATGTCCGAAGCTTCATATGTTATGGGTAAATCGAAGATTGAAACCTTTTTTTACATACTTCTGCCAAACATTAAGCCTTCTATATTTACTGCGGCAGTACTAACATTTGCCCATACTTTGGGCGAATTTGGTGTAGTTTTAATGATCGGTGGCAATATTCCTGGGGAAACCAAAGTTGCCTCTATCGCTATTTATGATGCTGTAGAAACCATGGATTATGGCTTGGCCAATTCATATGCGCTAATCTTGTTTGCGATAACTTTTATCATTGTAATAGGTGTTTTTGTAGTAAATAGAAATGCTGTTAAAAGTCCATTCGAATGA
- a CDS encoding cytochrome-c peroxidase has translation MKSKIKKINKRNYQIIAGIPLLFFLLFALSSLKSEEDEIQKGIFIFAYPTSFGNRINVPEDNLTTNQGVYLGRRLFYEVRLSANNSLSCGSCHMQAKAFTDGRKLSIGVDKNSTERNTMALVNLLWNRKFFWDARSNSLEAQASFPMTNPHEMGQSLAISVKKLQSTNYYPKLFKAVFGDEQVTGDRIVKALAQFERTLISADSRYDRYLNQSIKLSDAEMKGILLFNTAPNSDKQIRGANCAHCHGGPKNYMELFHNNGLDSTFKDAGIGAITGLQSDQGRFKIPTLRNIALSAPYMHDGRFATLEEVVEHYSEHIQNSNSLSAFLQNESNVKGSLSVKLKPDEKKDLIAFLNTLTDYTFVANPNFSNPFLKP, from the coding sequence ATGAAAAGTAAAATAAAGAAAATTAACAAAAGGAATTACCAAATTATAGCTGGTATTCCATTGTTGTTTTTTCTGCTTTTTGCATTATCTTCCTTAAAAAGTGAAGAGGATGAAATACAAAAAGGGATTTTTATTTTTGCTTATCCAACTTCTTTTGGTAACCGTATTAATGTACCTGAAGATAATCTAACAACTAACCAAGGCGTATATCTTGGTCGCAGGCTTTTTTATGAAGTACGTTTATCTGCAAATAATTCGCTTTCATGCGGCAGTTGTCATATGCAAGCTAAGGCTTTTACCGATGGTCGAAAACTGAGTATAGGCGTAGATAAAAATAGTACCGAAAGGAACACGATGGCCTTGGTAAATTTACTTTGGAATCGAAAATTTTTCTGGGATGCCCGTTCAAATTCGCTGGAGGCTCAGGCTAGTTTCCCGATGACAAACCCACATGAAATGGGTCAGTCGCTGGCTATATCCGTAAAAAAGCTGCAGTCAACGAATTATTATCCAAAGCTTTTCAAAGCTGTATTCGGTGATGAACAGGTTACTGGCGATCGTATTGTAAAAGCGCTGGCGCAATTTGAAAGAACCTTAATCTCTGCTGATTCTCGTTACGATCGTTATTTAAATCAATCTATTAAATTGTCTGATGCCGAAATGAAAGGGATTCTACTTTTTAATACCGCTCCAAACTCTGATAAGCAAATTAGAGGTGCGAATTGTGCCCACTGCCATGGCGGACCAAAAAATTATATGGAACTGTTTCATAATAATGGTTTGGATAGTACTTTCAAAGATGCTGGTATTGGAGCAATAACTGGTTTGCAAAGTGATCAGGGAAGATTTAAAATTCCAACTTTGCGCAACATTGCATTAAGCGCCCCTTACATGCATGATGGCAGATTTGCTACACTTGAAGAAGTTGTGGAACATTATAGCGAACATATACAAAATTCAAATTCTTTAAGTGCATTTCTTCAAAACGAATCGAATGTTAAAGGTTCTTTATCCGTAAAGCTTAAGCCTGATGAAAAAAAAGACCTTATCGCTTTCCTAAATACCTTAACCGATTATACCTTTGTAGCCAACCCTAATTTTTCGAATCCCTTTTTAAAACCATAG
- a CDS encoding ATP-binding cassette domain-containing protein: MIKIDVVKKIGGKYGNFELKVNTAFHLNAVTQISGPSGIGKTTLLKILAGLIVPDKGKIMVDDAVWFDEDKKHLKKAQDRQVGFVFQDYALFPNMTVKNHLEYGTNDLKYIELLLALGEMKSFENSYPKQLSGGQQQRLAILRALSTKPKLLLMDEPFSALDQELKSRLLPKLKQLFTAQRTTVIVVTHQENELRDYNPYTFKL; this comes from the coding sequence ATGATAAAAATTGATGTCGTAAAAAAAATTGGTGGCAAATATGGAAATTTCGAGCTCAAAGTAAATACAGCTTTCCATTTAAACGCGGTTACCCAAATTTCTGGTCCTTCGGGAATTGGGAAAACCACCTTACTTAAAATTCTTGCAGGATTAATTGTGCCGGATAAAGGTAAGATTATGGTTGATGATGCTGTTTGGTTTGATGAAGACAAAAAGCATTTAAAAAAAGCACAGGATCGTCAGGTGGGTTTCGTTTTTCAAGACTATGCGCTGTTTCCAAATATGACCGTTAAAAATCATCTTGAATATGGTACGAATGACCTAAAGTATATTGAACTTCTGCTTGCGCTTGGTGAAATGAAATCCTTCGAAAATAGTTACCCTAAACAACTTTCAGGCGGACAGCAACAAAGGCTAGCCATACTTAGGGCACTTTCTACAAAACCCAAACTGTTACTTATGGACGAGCCATTTTCTGCTTTAGATCAAGAATTGAAAAGCCGATTATTGCCTAAGCTGAAACAATTATTCACAGCGCAACGCACCACGGTGATTGTTGTAACTCATCAGGAAAATGAATTGCGTGATTATAATCCATATACTTTTAAACTCTAA
- a CDS encoding MarR family winged helix-turn-helix transcriptional regulator, with product MNNDIDFQFKNPEDSPGYLMGQLTLLWQRKHKRVLDPLDLTQTQFVLLAALAWLSKTNDCVTQVDIANQGNADRMMVSKVLRLLEEKKFIIRAAHKTDTRAKKVSLTTSGALVLQKALTAIENADLEFFSSSLLDISAFNAAMVKLIQMNKGA from the coding sequence ATGAATAACGATATTGATTTTCAATTTAAAAATCCAGAAGATAGTCCTGGCTACCTTATGGGGCAATTAACGCTGTTATGGCAGCGAAAGCATAAGCGGGTTTTAGATCCGCTAGACCTTACTCAAACTCAATTTGTGCTTTTAGCAGCGCTTGCATGGTTATCTAAAACAAATGATTGCGTAACCCAAGTTGATATTGCCAATCAAGGAAATGCGGATAGAATGATGGTTTCGAAGGTTTTGCGGCTTTTGGAAGAGAAAAAATTTATCATCAGAGCAGCGCACAAAACCGATACACGGGCAAAGAAAGTGAGTTTGACTACATCGGGAGCATTGGTTTTGCAAAAGGCACTTACCGCAATTGAAAACGCAGATCTCGAATTTTTTTCTAGCTCCTTACTTGATATTTCTGCTTTCAACGCTGCTATGGTAAAACTTATTCAGATGAATAAAGGAGCGTAG
- a CDS encoding molybdopterin-dependent oxidoreductase, giving the protein MKKHISTAILFLFITLGFANFTNAQEKSAAAVKISGELSKPLSVTVADLQKMPRITVSRKDKDNKEHQYAGVSLSSLLTSLGATTGKDLRGENLTKYVIVEASDGYQVIFSLAELDPDFTDDKIILADTIDNALLATADGPFRIIVQNDKKPARCIKQVNSIRIGFAK; this is encoded by the coding sequence ATGAAAAAACATATTTCTACTGCGATTCTTTTTTTGTTTATAACACTGGGCTTTGCCAATTTTACAAATGCCCAGGAAAAATCTGCAGCTGCTGTAAAAATTAGTGGAGAACTTTCCAAACCTCTTTCTGTAACCGTTGCTGATCTTCAAAAAATGCCAAGAATTACGGTAAGCAGGAAGGATAAGGATAATAAAGAACATCAATACGCAGGGGTTTCCTTATCATCTTTACTTACCAGTTTAGGTGCAACAACCGGAAAAGATCTTCGTGGTGAAAACCTGACTAAATACGTTATTGTAGAAGCTAGTGATGGTTATCAAGTTATATTTTCGCTTGCAGAGTTAGATCCGGATTTTACGGATGATAAAATTATTTTAGCCGATACTATCGATAATGCACTACTCGCAACGGCCGATGGTCCTTTTAGGATTATTGTTCAAAATGATAAAAAACCTGCACGATGTATTAAGCAAGTTAACAGCATCAGAATTGGCTTTGCGAAATAA